A genomic segment from Nicotiana tabacum cultivar K326 chromosome 9, ASM71507v2, whole genome shotgun sequence encodes:
- the LOC107819445 gene encoding uncharacterized protein LOC107819445 has translation MASASQISSHYYHNRIALCSVSPALPILSKPNRVLNSTTSNSKNKFKVKALKEKTEEIKSAEEITKKYGLEVGLWKIFSSKEEGEEENKEKKSKGDQAKELLGKYGGAYLATSITLSLISFTLCYALINAGVDVQSLLQKVGISTDETGEKVGTFALAYAAHKAASPIRFPPTVALTPIVASWIGKKADKEK, from the exons ATGGCCTCTGCTTCACAGATTTCTTCTCACTACTACCACAATAGAATTGCTCTATGCTCAGTATCTCCTGCTCTTCCAATTTTAAGTAAACCAAACAGGGTACTAAATTCAACTACCTCAAATTCCAAGAACAAGTTTAAAGTGAAGGCTCTAAAAGAGAAAACAGAGGAAATTAAGTCTGCTGAGGAAATCACTAAGAAATATGGTCTTGAGGTTGGTCTTTGGAAG ATATTTAGCTCAAAAGAGGAAGGAGAAGAggaaaacaaggaaaagaaatcaaaagGGGATCAAGCTAAAGAGCTTTTGGGAAAATATGGAGGAGCTTATTTAGCCACCTCAATTACACTCTCCTTGATATCATTTACTCTTTGTTATGCTCTCATTAATGCTGGTGTTGATGTTCAATCCTTGCTACAGAAG GTGGGAATTTCAACAGATGAGACTGGGGAGAAAGTGGGAACTTTTGCATTGGCCTATGCTGCTCACAAAGCTGCATCACCTATTAGATTTCCTCCTACTGTTGCTCTAACACCAATTGTTGCTAGTTGGATTGGTAAAAAAGCTGATAAAGAGAAGTAG